From the genome of Dickeya aquatica, one region includes:
- a CDS encoding putative virulence factor, whose protein sequence is MKPLTPKQLSSRLNRQVQSVSQGIDQAIGWVEETRRTVPRLEMEAERLIVKLRRCRNKARGLSESALKEIAIGMFGLAQSGKSYLLTSLAAGENGRVETSVGGVTLDYQKNINPDNQPAAFVTRFTRQTEGKNTPNPIHLLLLNEADIARILAYAFILEGSASAQATATLPELDEQHITDHLKTLSLHRQQEPVPGLNGDDVVALWDYLVRHDARRQKPLERKFWPLAVELAPHLSLDDRANLFSILWGEQADYTALYRHFAHTLAHLSGAHKVLAPISLLVDDALLPDSGLFNTHLFERLNSPSDLSTQVRPMVNGRAAKGVELSMAEMIMLVAEIQIPLLSPPKETLFEQVDVLDFPGFSLYEDAPLFPDEDSPDRPLRIKPHPLSRALLRAKRAYLLERYTDNQEMSLLMVCTAAASKADVRHVGRALEHWVRHTQGENPHVRSRRKPGLIWAVTRHDRRFTHGQNHDEAVQRYVGTPGDAWGTMLAMDKRGINRMAAWLEAEVRRDVKLGRVGEQLNELQRELSDNLLGSWYQPAGADDPARKQRIAESMLKALQTRTGVHGELLERLLPSRDELRHLYLQQQVQSPRAFTPYQDTQDSVVPLASYEPFGVGLDIDLFSHDSEPQEAPSSPLPEPDDAEVAENHSYESEFARHVYHYWVNHLRNLPDNVAVIELLGINRPTIEMLAEELITASIRLRIEDDLQTMLVDSGQLGLNRESKADRQVSRVLNVLGDFVAWLGFQQMAESLRPDSRVNKGQKIFVKPEKQVANFGSTRRLTKLSATPVNNTAYYIYDWLIGLNELIIQNAGYAAGRDIKPKQREKLGTILALIKPAEH, encoded by the coding sequence ATGAAACCATTAACGCCCAAACAGTTATCGAGCCGTCTCAATCGTCAGGTGCAATCGGTTTCTCAGGGGATCGATCAGGCGATTGGCTGGGTGGAAGAAACCCGGCGCACTGTGCCGCGGCTGGAGATGGAAGCCGAGCGGCTGATTGTGAAGCTGCGCCGCTGCCGCAACAAGGCTCGGGGCTTGTCAGAATCCGCCCTGAAAGAGATTGCCATCGGCATGTTCGGGCTGGCGCAGAGTGGCAAGAGCTATTTGCTGACCTCACTGGCCGCGGGAGAAAATGGCCGAGTCGAAACCTCCGTCGGCGGGGTCACGCTCGACTACCAAAAAAATATCAACCCGGACAATCAACCGGCGGCGTTTGTTACCCGCTTTACCCGCCAGACTGAAGGCAAAAACACGCCTAATCCGATACACCTGCTGTTGTTAAACGAAGCGGATATCGCCCGTATTCTGGCTTATGCCTTTATTCTTGAAGGCAGCGCCAGCGCGCAGGCGACGGCCACGCTTCCTGAGCTTGATGAGCAACATATTACCGATCATCTCAAAACACTCTCGTTGCATCGCCAGCAAGAGCCGGTACCCGGTTTAAACGGTGACGATGTTGTGGCGCTGTGGGACTACCTGGTACGCCACGATGCGAGACGACAAAAACCGCTGGAGCGTAAGTTCTGGCCACTGGCCGTTGAACTGGCCCCTCATCTTAGCCTGGACGACCGCGCCAATCTGTTTTCCATCTTATGGGGGGAACAAGCAGACTATACGGCGCTCTATCGCCACTTTGCCCATACGCTGGCACACCTCAGTGGCGCGCACAAAGTGCTGGCACCGATAAGCCTGCTGGTTGACGATGCGCTGTTACCCGACAGTGGCCTGTTCAACACCCATTTGTTTGAACGGCTTAATAGCCCCTCAGACCTGAGTACCCAGGTTCGTCCAATGGTCAATGGCCGGGCAGCCAAAGGGGTGGAACTGTCGATGGCAGAAATGATTATGCTGGTAGCAGAAATCCAGATACCACTGTTATCACCGCCGAAAGAGACACTGTTTGAACAGGTGGACGTGCTGGATTTCCCGGGGTTCAGTCTCTATGAAGACGCGCCGCTTTTCCCTGATGAAGATAGCCCAGACCGGCCACTGCGCATCAAGCCGCATCCGCTCTCTCGCGCACTGCTGCGCGCCAAACGCGCCTATCTGCTGGAGCGTTACACGGATAATCAGGAGATGAGCCTGCTGATGGTCTGCACGGCCGCCGCCAGTAAAGCGGATGTGCGCCATGTAGGCCGGGCGCTGGAACACTGGGTGCGCCATACCCAGGGCGAGAACCCGCACGTTCGCAGCCGCCGCAAGCCGGGGCTTATCTGGGCTGTCACCCGTCATGACCGCCGCTTCACCCACGGACAGAATCATGATGAAGCGGTACAGCGCTATGTCGGCACACCGGGTGATGCCTGGGGTACGATGCTGGCGATGGACAAACGGGGGATCAACCGCATGGCGGCCTGGCTGGAGGCGGAGGTTCGCCGGGACGTGAAGCTCGGCCGCGTCGGTGAGCAACTCAATGAACTACAGCGCGAGCTGTCTGATAACCTGCTGGGCAGTTGGTATCAACCTGCCGGGGCAGATGATCCTGCCCGTAAGCAGCGTATCGCCGAATCGATGCTAAAAGCATTGCAAACCCGAACCGGCGTACACGGCGAACTGCTGGAGCGCCTGCTGCCCTCGCGCGATGAGTTGCGCCATTTGTATCTGCAACAACAGGTTCAGTCACCTCGCGCTTTTACGCCCTATCAAGACACCCAGGATAGCGTGGTTCCACTGGCCAGCTATGAGCCCTTTGGCGTCGGACTGGATATCGACCTGTTTAGTCATGACAGTGAACCGCAGGAAGCGCCGTCGTCGCCTCTTCCTGAGCCAGATGACGCTGAGGTGGCAGAAAACCACAGCTATGAATCGGAATTTGCGCGTCACGTTTATCACTACTGGGTTAATCACTTGCGTAACCTGCCGGATAACGTCGCGGTTATCGAGTTACTGGGCATCAATCGACCGACCATCGAAATGCTGGCCGAAGAGTTAATTACCGCCAGCATCCGCCTGCGCATTGAAGATGATTTGCAGACTATGCTGGTCGATTCCGGGCAACTTGGGCTTAACCGGGAAAGCAAGGCTGACCGTCAAGTCTCACGCGTCCTTAATGTGCTGGGCGATTTTGTCGCCTGGCTGGGCTTCCAGCAAATGGCAGAAAGCCTGCGGCCAGACAGCCGCGTCAATAAAGGCCAGAAAATTTTTGTCAAACCGGAAAAACAGGTCGCAAATTTCGGCTCGACGCGGCGGCTGACAAAACTGTCGGCGACGCCGGTGAATAATACCGCCTACTATATCTACGACTGGCTGATTGGTCTTAACGAGCTTATCATCCAAAACGCCGGTTATGCCGCCGGACGTGATATCAAGCCTAAACAGCGTGAGAAACTGGGCACGATACTGGCACTTATCAAACCCGCGGAACATTGA
- a CDS encoding SrfA family protein: MAKLFLRSGNLDDFLALGENGQPVYASALQLRETLRLRQQQHIADCLAIPQPNDEGDRIDWYAPFTGKITSWMAASDEQRTAALTLLEQYLATVDAISERARQSDKPAQKLFGVLLSKAFQFPGSNHVYLVDDKPVVTFWGFVSLGKKSRSDVLECLRPAEPAIIPEPVAEPLPVVTTQDIEPEPEPEPPVPPAPPVVPVVNDAPAAPVGTPPVSASRWTRFWWVAPGAALLVTLVFQIRSCVSKPDTMPSAAVTAIKPEKRVLGPSEPSTSDALPQPNLPLNVATLLPGAASAVEPVPATQENHAAPATLAPTPPAALIPAPKGALVMPADAVKIGSVRFLDGNWQATLQAKNPLTGTPPVFHYQIKGGKGHVRFTYSEGVVCQAEVEAGLHQSGNLAINSRYRARCSDGSRYPMPEIICTRQEASEAAECNGRYDAETVLPMTIKRESK; encoded by the coding sequence GTGGCAAAATTATTTTTACGCAGTGGAAATTTAGACGATTTTCTTGCGTTGGGAGAAAACGGCCAGCCCGTTTATGCCTCGGCGCTGCAATTACGGGAAACACTGCGCCTTCGCCAACAGCAGCACATTGCTGACTGTCTGGCTATTCCCCAACCCAATGACGAGGGCGACCGCATTGACTGGTATGCCCCCTTTACCGGCAAGATAACATCCTGGATGGCCGCCAGTGACGAACAGCGCACGGCTGCACTGACGCTACTGGAACAATACCTTGCCACAGTGGATGCTATCAGTGAGCGCGCTCGCCAGTCAGATAAACCGGCGCAAAAACTGTTCGGCGTCTTGCTCTCAAAGGCGTTCCAGTTTCCCGGTTCTAATCATGTCTATTTAGTGGATGATAAACCGGTTGTCACATTCTGGGGGTTCGTCAGCCTGGGGAAAAAATCCCGCAGTGATGTGCTGGAATGCCTGCGCCCCGCTGAACCAGCCATCATCCCTGAGCCGGTTGCCGAACCGCTGCCGGTGGTGACAACGCAGGACATCGAACCGGAACCGGAACCGGAACCGCCTGTACCACCGGCACCTCCTGTGGTCCCCGTAGTCAATGATGCCCCCGCCGCCCCCGTTGGCACCCCACCCGTGAGCGCCAGCCGCTGGACACGCTTTTGGTGGGTTGCACCAGGTGCCGCCTTGTTGGTCACGCTGGTATTTCAGATTCGCAGTTGTGTCTCCAAACCTGACACCATGCCTTCTGCGGCCGTTACGGCGATCAAACCGGAAAAACGCGTCCTTGGGCCCTCGGAGCCTTCAACGTCCGACGCGCTGCCACAGCCGAATTTGCCATTAAATGTTGCGACGTTGTTGCCTGGCGCAGCGTCTGCCGTTGAACCGGTACCGGCAACGCAGGAAAATCACGCTGCACCTGCAACGTTAGCGCCGACTCCGCCCGCCGCACTCATCCCGGCACCAAAAGGTGCGCTGGTTATGCCAGCCGACGCGGTGAAAATTGGCTCGGTACGCTTCCTTGATGGTAACTGGCAAGCGACCTTGCAGGCGAAAAACCCGCTGACCGGCACGCCGCCGGTGTTCCACTATCAGATTAAAGGCGGTAAAGGCCATGTGCGCTTTACCTATAGCGAAGGCGTTGTTTGCCAGGCCGAAGTCGAAGCGGGTCTGCATCAGTCAGGTAATTTGGCTATCAACAGCCGCTACCGTGCGCGTTGCAGCGATGGTTCCCGCTACCCGATGCCGGAAATCATCTGTACCCGACAGGAAGCGAGCGAAGCCGCTGAATGTAATGGCCGTTACGACGCCGAGACGGTGTTACCGATGACGATTAAGCGTGAGAGCAAATAA
- a CDS encoding ferritin-like domain-containing protein, with amino-acid sequence MNLNQQNIQQDLEKTFREQGYVKLTSHKDLAHELDDIRDLLQKAMVLEHAVIPPYLTMLYTINDDIDPRVPEVIHSVVVEEMLHFVLAGNLLNAVGGTPEISSPNFLPDYPAALPFGIEDLEIQLHPFSQHAIHQAMQIEHPKYVRPEVVASHVCSDMSIGEYYIYIESRLRAAVESFGEKAVFCGDPTRQIVTEQFCHGSYGELHPITDLDTAVKALRQICDQGEGSPHNIWQGDENDVPHYYRFNEIYCERMYTHGDTIASGPTGDPLNIEWDKAVRTHSAAKITDYPEGELRKAITRFNRRYCEVLENLELALSGRPLKLTPAIMAMGSLREDFRAIVDHPFPGDSAYHAAPTFEYTPPPPPRFQAKSQAVTFSNNQTTLEKLGQAYAAGDLQMALACLSEQLVWDMTGPVDVPYTGVFYGHEGFTRFWSLMSQTVEFSSEVVEKVFFSDNQAMAYGSQQGITRSTRVPYSYDWAIRYEFTEDHRIRLMRNYFNPMKIQAALAATPPKPRSFINK; translated from the coding sequence ATGAACTTAAACCAACAAAATATACAGCAAGACCTGGAAAAAACGTTCAGGGAACAAGGTTATGTCAAACTCACCAGCCATAAAGATCTGGCGCATGAACTGGATGACATTCGTGACTTATTGCAAAAGGCAATGGTGCTGGAACATGCGGTTATTCCCCCTTACCTGACCATGCTCTACACCATTAACGATGATATTGACCCGCGCGTTCCCGAGGTGATTCACTCTGTGGTGGTAGAGGAAATGCTGCACTTTGTGCTGGCAGGCAATTTGCTTAATGCCGTTGGCGGCACACCGGAAATAAGCAGCCCAAATTTTCTGCCAGACTACCCGGCGGCGTTACCTTTCGGTATTGAAGACCTGGAAATTCAGTTACACCCTTTCTCTCAGCACGCCATTCATCAGGCCATGCAGATAGAACACCCCAAGTATGTTCGCCCGGAAGTGGTCGCCAGTCATGTCTGTAGTGACATGTCGATTGGCGAATACTATATCTACATTGAATCACGCCTGCGGGCAGCCGTAGAGTCCTTTGGCGAGAAAGCCGTATTCTGTGGCGACCCGACCCGGCAAATAGTCACTGAGCAATTCTGCCACGGCTCCTATGGTGAGCTGCACCCGATAACCGATCTGGACACCGCAGTGAAAGCGCTGCGCCAGATTTGCGACCAGGGCGAAGGTTCACCGCATAACATCTGGCAAGGCGATGAAAATGACGTTCCACACTACTACCGTTTCAATGAAATTTATTGCGAGCGGATGTACACCCACGGCGATACCATCGCCAGCGGGCCAACCGGCGACCCGCTGAATATCGAGTGGGACAAAGCGGTACGCACTCACAGTGCCGCCAAAATCACCGATTACCCTGAAGGGGAGCTACGCAAAGCCATTACCCGCTTTAACCGCCGTTATTGCGAGGTGCTGGAAAACCTGGAACTGGCGCTCAGTGGTCGCCCGCTGAAACTGACGCCGGCCATCATGGCGATGGGCTCGCTACGTGAAGATTTCCGCGCCATTGTCGATCACCCTTTCCCCGGTGACAGTGCTTACCATGCGGCCCCCACCTTTGAATACACCCCGCCGCCGCCGCCACGCTTCCAGGCCAAAAGCCAGGCCGTTACATTCTCCAATAATCAAACGACGCTGGAGAAGCTGGGTCAGGCTTACGCCGCAGGCGACCTGCAAATGGCGCTGGCTTGCCTGAGCGAACAGCTGGTCTGGGACATGACCGGCCCGGTCGATGTGCCTTATACCGGGGTGTTCTACGGTCACGAAGGGTTCACCCGGTTCTGGTCACTGATGAGCCAGACGGTAGAGTTCAGTAGTGAAGTGGTGGAGAAAGTGTTCTTCAGTGATAATCAGGCAATGGCTTACGGCAGCCAGCAAGGGATCACCCGCTCTACCCGCGTGCCTTACAGTTATGACTGGGCTATCCGGTATGAATTTACCGAAGATCACCGCATCCGCCTGATGCGCAACTACTTTAACCCGATGAAGATTCAGGCAGCACTGGCAGCAACACCGCCGAAACCACGCTCATTCATCAATAAATAA
- a CDS encoding LysR family transcriptional regulator produces MKTTLEQWMLLQAVVELGGFAAAAEAFNRSQSSVSYQLSLMQERLGVALLEPAGRKTTLTAPGQQLLTQAAPLLKAFQALEVRAAVLKRGGRARIDLIVDSVFPKSVLFAALREFQHHYPHTQVHLTEVLRSESQAQRLDRQADIWLLSHPWDGLNQGRLLMEMAFVAVARADHPLHQLASPLSYQDLKNYPLIEILDRQQQNDSQRKPASAENWTFTTVEAAIEAVMHGVGYGWLPEPRILSWLDSGELKPLSLAQGGRRFTPLYLVVDEENQTGDAIVAMLVNLLTHASLA; encoded by the coding sequence ATGAAAACCACGCTGGAACAATGGATGCTGCTGCAAGCGGTGGTTGAGTTGGGTGGGTTTGCCGCCGCTGCCGAGGCATTTAACCGCAGTCAATCCTCGGTGAGTTATCAGCTCTCGCTGATGCAAGAGCGGCTGGGCGTCGCTCTGCTGGAGCCTGCGGGGCGTAAGACCACGCTGACTGCGCCCGGTCAACAATTACTGACGCAGGCCGCACCGTTGCTGAAGGCTTTTCAGGCACTGGAAGTACGCGCGGCGGTGTTAAAACGCGGTGGCCGGGCCAGAATTGATTTGATTGTTGACAGCGTGTTTCCTAAATCGGTTCTTTTTGCCGCGTTGCGCGAATTTCAGCATCATTATCCCCACACACAAGTCCATCTGACCGAAGTGTTGCGCAGTGAAAGTCAGGCGCAACGGCTGGACAGACAGGCAGATATCTGGCTGCTTTCTCACCCGTGGGATGGGTTAAATCAGGGGCGGCTATTGATGGAAATGGCGTTTGTTGCCGTTGCGCGGGCAGATCATCCGCTGCACCAGTTAGCCTCGCCCTTGTCGTATCAGGATTTAAAAAATTATCCGTTGATTGAAATTCTTGACCGGCAACAGCAAAACGATAGCCAGCGAAAGCCTGCCAGCGCCGAGAACTGGACGTTTACCACCGTCGAAGCGGCGATTGAGGCGGTCATGCATGGGGTGGGGTACGGCTGGTTACCGGAGCCTCGCATCCTCTCCTGGCTTGATAGCGGTGAACTAAAACCACTGTCACTGGCACAAGGCGGGCGGCGTTTTACGCCACTTTATCTGGTGGTGGACGAAGAAAATCAGACCGGTGACGCCATTGTGGCAATGCTGGTTAACCTGCTGACACACGCCTCCCTTGCCTAA
- a CDS encoding virulence factor SrfB, which yields MLATLTDYKQHITLIQNSGIQFLDFALKLPPSRASFANRFVRKSANGPLLRLTFNENNGKYALPNATQVLPEAVNPESSYTLEQSLRLLNKVWLPVPFFRFNPPRTFMGGPNNWARVQLLELEQPDDDGHTHRLCLAFDTRVYAENQDVDLLAPCETDIHSGRLFTLAHHNEELEEFLDQTWVDGWLREIFSQQALLVENRKPRDIRQNLREFEYQAHYLNLLDIMVTLLDIPEIRLTSSTLQEPAINVDLILDVGNSHTAGILVEDHADESNGLKQTYELQIRDLSQPHYLYNELFDSRVEFAQAHFGKQSFSFESGRDDAFIWPSIIRVGREASRLALQRQGTDGSSGISSPRRYLWDEEPYGPGWRFSQTMNSRQPEPLATAMPLTMLVNDEGQPLFSLPLDERLPVFDPHYSRSSVMTFMLAELLAQALMQMNSAAQRLKMIHTHAPRQLRNIILTLPSAMPKPEREIFRRRMIEAIGLVWKAMGWHPMDDDFLTIDGKRKSCVPVPDVQMEWDEATCGQMVYLYNEAQVNFGGRAEAFFASMARPDKELADDEQPGKTLRIASIDIGGGTTDLAITQYWLDDGVGSNVKIIPRLLFREGFKVAGDDILLDVIQLYILPALQAALKKAGVTSPDGVMTRLFGSEGRMDGQLTLRQQVTLQIFIPMGQAVLEAYEQFDPLDLNAEIDTLFGELLEQEPTRKVLEYVNSEIQRELPDEETPFDILQVPLILRLSKLHSEFLANRMSITQHLRLMSEVVSLYACDILLLTGRPSRFPGIQALFRHLQPLPINRMMSLDGYHTSDWYPFNKRGRIENPKSTAAVGAMLCLLALDLRLPGFYFKAGDFEPYSTVRYLGMLDNGNTLTTDNVYYNDIDLDDADFTLDTQPGFEVRGSLCLGFRQLDNERWPASPLYSLSIVDPELARKVAGDSVLRVRLKVVPGEECISAGNVTPERFEIAEAVLGSGLTLSPNQLRLKLNTLSSTVSGIAHYWIDSGSVFKK from the coding sequence ATGCTGGCAACCCTGACTGACTATAAACAACACATTACGCTTATCCAAAATAGCGGTATTCAGTTTCTTGATTTTGCGCTAAAGCTGCCGCCGTCCCGGGCGAGTTTTGCCAACCGGTTCGTGCGTAAAAGTGCCAATGGGCCGCTGTTACGGCTGACCTTTAATGAAAATAACGGCAAATACGCCCTTCCCAATGCCACACAAGTGCTGCCGGAAGCGGTGAACCCAGAATCCAGTTACACACTGGAACAGTCTTTACGGCTGTTGAATAAAGTGTGGTTACCCGTACCGTTCTTTCGCTTTAATCCGCCAAGGACGTTTATGGGCGGGCCGAATAACTGGGCGCGGGTGCAACTGCTTGAACTTGAGCAACCGGACGACGACGGCCACACTCACCGGCTTTGCCTGGCTTTTGACACCCGGGTGTATGCCGAAAATCAGGACGTAGATTTACTGGCCCCCTGTGAAACCGATATTCATAGCGGCCGGTTGTTCACCCTCGCGCACCACAATGAGGAGCTCGAAGAGTTTCTCGACCAAACCTGGGTCGATGGCTGGCTGCGCGAGATATTTTCACAACAGGCGTTGTTGGTAGAAAACCGCAAGCCCCGGGATATTCGCCAGAATCTGCGTGAGTTTGAGTATCAGGCGCACTACCTGAATCTGCTGGATATCATGGTGACATTGCTGGATATCCCCGAAATTCGCCTGACCAGTAGCACCTTGCAGGAGCCAGCCATCAACGTGGATTTGATCCTTGATGTCGGCAACTCACATACCGCCGGTATCCTGGTTGAAGATCATGCGGATGAAAGCAACGGGCTTAAACAAACCTACGAGTTGCAAATCCGTGACCTCAGTCAACCACACTATCTGTATAACGAGCTATTTGACAGCCGGGTGGAGTTTGCCCAGGCGCATTTCGGCAAGCAGAGTTTCTCATTCGAAAGTGGTCGTGACGATGCTTTTATCTGGCCGTCAATCATTCGCGTCGGGCGTGAGGCCAGCCGCCTGGCGCTCCAGCGTCAGGGCACCGATGGCTCCAGCGGCATTTCCAGCCCACGCCGTTATCTGTGGGACGAAGAGCCTTACGGGCCGGGCTGGCGTTTTAGCCAGACGATGAATAGCCGCCAGCCAGAACCCCTGGCGACGGCAATGCCACTGACCATGTTAGTCAATGATGAAGGTCAGCCGTTGTTCAGCCTCCCCCTTGATGAGAGGCTACCAGTCTTTGACCCGCACTATAGCCGCAGCTCTGTGATGACATTTATGCTCGCGGAGTTGCTGGCGCAAGCGCTGATGCAAATGAACAGCGCCGCACAACGATTGAAGATGATCCACACCCACGCACCGCGCCAGTTGCGTAACATTATTCTGACGCTGCCCTCGGCCATGCCAAAACCTGAACGTGAAATTTTCCGTCGCCGCATGATTGAAGCCATCGGGCTGGTGTGGAAAGCGATGGGCTGGCATCCGATGGACGACGATTTTCTCACCATTGATGGCAAGCGTAAGAGCTGCGTGCCGGTTCCTGATGTGCAAATGGAATGGGATGAAGCCACCTGTGGCCAGATGGTGTATCTCTATAACGAAGCACAGGTGAATTTCGGTGGCCGGGCAGAAGCGTTTTTTGCCAGCATGGCCCGCCCGGATAAAGAACTGGCTGATGACGAACAACCGGGCAAGACACTGCGTATCGCCTCCATTGATATCGGCGGTGGCACCACTGACCTTGCCATCACACAATACTGGCTGGATGACGGCGTGGGCAGCAATGTCAAAATTATTCCGCGGCTGCTGTTCCGCGAAGGGTTCAAGGTCGCGGGCGATGATATTTTGCTGGATGTTATTCAGCTGTATATTTTGCCTGCCTTGCAGGCGGCGCTGAAAAAAGCAGGTGTCACCAGCCCGGATGGTGTGATGACCCGGCTGTTTGGCAGCGAAGGACGGATGGATGGGCAACTGACGTTGCGCCAGCAGGTCACATTACAAATTTTTATCCCGATGGGTCAGGCGGTGCTGGAAGCCTATGAACAGTTCGACCCGCTGGATCTGAATGCAGAGATAGACACCCTGTTTGGCGAGCTTTTGGAGCAAGAGCCCACCCGCAAAGTGCTGGAGTATGTCAACAGCGAAATTCAGCGCGAGCTGCCGGATGAAGAAACGCCGTTTGATATTCTGCAAGTGCCGCTCATTCTGCGCCTGAGCAAACTGCACAGCGAATTTCTCGCCAATCGCATGAGCATCACCCAACACCTGCGCCTGATGTCTGAGGTGGTTTCGTTGTATGCCTGTGACATTCTGTTGCTCACCGGTCGCCCTTCGCGTTTCCCTGGCATTCAGGCGCTCTTTCGCCACCTGCAACCGCTGCCGATTAACCGCATGATGTCACTCGATGGCTACCACACCAGTGACTGGTATCCGTTTAATAAGCGCGGGCGTATCGAAAACCCAAAATCCACCGCAGCCGTCGGGGCAATGCTGTGCCTGCTGGCACTGGATTTACGCTTGCCAGGATTCTATTTCAAAGCCGGGGATTTTGAGCCTTACTCCACGGTGCGCTATCTGGGTATGCTGGATAATGGCAACACCTTGACCACTGATAATGTCTACTACAACGACATCGATCTTGATGATGCCGATTTTACCCTCGATACCCAGCCGGGGTTTGAAGTCCGCGGCTCGCTGTGTCTCGGCTTTCGCCAGTTGGATAACGAACGCTGGCCTGCATCACCGCTTTATTCACTCTCGATTGTTGACCCGGAACTGGCGCGTAAGGTCGCGGGGGATAGCGTACTACGGGTTCGCCTAAAAGTGGTGCCCGGTGAGGAGTGTATCAGCGCAGGTAACGTGACACCTGAGCGATTTGAAATAGCCGAAGCCGTACTGGGCTCAGGGCTCACCCTGTCACCCAATCAGTTGCGGTTAAAACTCAATACCTTGTCCAGCACGGTATCTGGCATCGCCCATTACTGGATCGATAGCGGGAGCGTCTTTAAGAAATGA
- a CDS encoding SDR family oxidoreductase: MFAITGATGQLGRLVIDSLVQSVPAEQIIALVRDPAKAGDLAARGIHVRYFDYDQPQSLVSALNGVDKLLLISSSEVGRREAQHNAVIAAAKQAAVGLIAYTSLLHADTSPLGLAGEHRATEAALKASAIPHVILRNGWYTENYAASIAPALAHGAFIGAAGEGRIASAARQDYALAAATVLQLHGQDGKIYELAGDDSYTLAEFTAQIAQQSGKAVQYVNLSEDEFAAALKNAGLPAGLAEMLADSDAGAQKGGLFARGDDLVNLLGRSATPYADVIRDTLSSL; the protein is encoded by the coding sequence ATGTTTGCGATTACAGGGGCAACCGGGCAGTTGGGGCGTTTGGTGATTGATTCGCTGGTGCAATCTGTTCCTGCAGAACAGATTATCGCGCTGGTTCGTGATCCGGCAAAAGCCGGTGATTTGGCCGCGCGTGGCATACATGTGCGCTACTTTGACTATGATCAGCCGCAATCGTTGGTCAGCGCCCTGAACGGGGTAGACAAACTGCTGCTGATCTCATCAAGTGAAGTCGGTCGTCGGGAAGCGCAGCATAACGCCGTTATTGCTGCGGCAAAGCAGGCCGCGGTTGGCCTGATTGCCTATACCAGCCTGTTGCATGCGGATACCTCGCCACTGGGGCTTGCGGGCGAACACCGTGCCACGGAAGCGGCATTGAAGGCCTCCGCCATTCCCCATGTGATTTTACGTAATGGCTGGTATACCGAAAATTACGCTGCCAGTATCGCACCGGCGTTAGCACATGGTGCATTTATTGGTGCGGCTGGCGAGGGCCGTATTGCCTCGGCAGCGCGTCAGGATTATGCCCTCGCGGCCGCCACCGTGCTGCAATTACACGGTCAGGACGGAAAAATTTACGAACTGGCCGGGGACGACAGCTATACGCTGGCCGAATTTACTGCGCAAATCGCACAGCAGAGCGGTAAGGCCGTGCAATACGTAAACCTGTCTGAGGATGAGTTTGCTGCGGCCTTAAAGAACGCAGGATTACCTGCCGGGCTGGCTGAGATGCTGGCAGATTCTGATGCGGGTGCACAGAAAGGCGGGTTATTCGCGCGTGGCGATGACCTGGTCAACCTGTTAGGGCGCTCGGCAACACCTTATGCTGACGTTATTCGTGACACGCTTTCATCACTGTAA